The DNA region TTCAGATTCTCGATCAGCCGCGCGATACGGCGGATGAAGCCCGGGCGGTGAAAGAGACGGTAGGCGATCGCCCATTCCTGCTGGTCACCTCCGCGAACCATATGCCGCGGGCCATCCGCTTCTTCCACGCGGTCGGGTTGCAGCCGATCGCTGCGCCCGCCAATCAGCTGGCGATTACCTCGCCGCTGAATGGATGGGAACGGGCTATCCCTTCGTCGATCTGGCTGAGTCACAGTGAACGCGCCGTCTATGAAACACTGGGCACGCTGCTGCAGCGGCTCCGGGGCGGGAATGTTGAATCAGCCGAGCCAGGGCAGTAGCTGCGAACGCGCGTAATCGAAACGGGCACGATTGAAGAGGCCGGTCTGAACCATCTGATCGATGCAGTCCCAGAGCTGGTAAACCCATCGCCGCCAGAGAAAGCCTTCGGAAACCGGTGCCCGCTGCAGATAAGTGTGCAGCAGCGCCGTTTCAGCGGGCGAGCCGTCCAGGTGAATCAGATCGTATTCACGCGGAGCCCAAAGGATAGTGCCCGGCTGGGTCATCGCGATTAACTGATCGCTGCGGCTGTTTTTCAGCATACTCTGCAGCCGCACATTGCCGTGCACCATCACGCAGGGATCGTCGAAGTCGCGGAACAGATGCGCCAGCCGCGCCCGGCAGCGAAACAGCACCTGCCGATCGTCCAGCGTAAAGGCGGGCGGTCGCAGGTAGCCCAGCGTAGCCCACAATACCTCCACCCGCTGCGCATACCAGGCGGGCCAGCGGTTCTGCTGGGTGCTGTCAACCGTTCCTACCAGGCCGTGACTGTCAAGCCGGTGCCAGGCCAGCAGCCCTTCGACCACCTGTTCACAGAACTGATCCCAGCGCTCCGCATCGCGCGCAGGCGCTTCCGCCGTCACGCCATTCAGGCGCCCCAGCAGAAGCATTTCGTGAGCGGGAGGCTGCTGGCTCATCACCAGACCATAGACGGCGGGCACGGCGATCAGCCCGGCCTGCCCCAGCAGCGCCAGCTTTCTGGCTTCCATCGCCGCCCGGCCCTGATGACGAAAATATCTGGCCACCACGGGCATCGGACGCCCTTCCCGATCGTAGAGCGCATAAAGCCGGGTCGGCGGATGTTCGCTGATGAGTTCGAGGCGGCTGATGGTTTCCCCCAGCGCCAGCGTGAGTTCCGATTTGAGCTGTTCCATACGGCATCCTCCTCAGATGAAGATCACACTATCCTGAAGGAAGTCTGGGCGTTTAGCGGCGGATCAAAATTTGTGCTGAAGCGGGGAGACGGGCTCCCCGCTATTTGTCAGGCGTGCATCGCGTCGCGGACGCGTTGCAAATCCTCAGGCGTATCGACGCCAACGCTGGGGATCGCTTTCGCTACGGCAACGTGAATTTTCTCGCCGTACCACAGCACACGCAGCTGCTCCAGCAGCTCAATCTGCTCCAGCGGACAGGGCGCCCAGGCAACGTAGCGCCGGATAAAACCGGCACGATAGGCGTAGATGCCGATGTGACGCAGCAGGGTCTCGCCGATCTGCTCGCGCGAGGCGGCGTAACGCTCACGATCCCAGGGAATGGTCGCCCGTGAGAAGTAGAGCGCGTACCCTTTCTCATCCATCACGACTTTCACCGCGTTCGGATTAAAGGCCTCTTCGGCATCGGTGATCGGTACGGCCAGCGTCGCCATGCCGGCCGACGATCCTGCCAGGTTCGTGGCTACCTGGCGCACAATCTCAGCCGGGATCATAGGCTCGTCGCCCTGAACGTTGACGATGATTTCATCGTCGGCAAACTGATATTTTTCGACCACTTCGGCCAGCCGCTCCGTGCCGGACTGGTGATCGACGCGCGTCATGCAGACTTCGCCGCCAGCCGCTTCCACCGCCTGCGCCACGTCAGGGTGGTCGGTCGCGACAATGACCCGGCTGGCACCCGATTCACGGGCGCGCTCCATTACATGCACCACCATCGGTTTACCGTGGATGTCGAGCAAGGGCTTTCCGGGCAGGCGGGTTGAGGCATAACGCGCCGGAATGATGGCGGTAAAACTCATGGATGAATCTCT from Pantoea deleyi includes:
- a CDS encoding phosphotransferase; the protein is MEQLKSELTLALGETISRLELISEHPPTRLYALYDREGRPMPVVARYFRHQGRAAMEARKLALLGQAGLIAVPAVYGLVMSQQPPAHEMLLLGRLNGVTAEAPARDAERWDQFCEQVVEGLLAWHRLDSHGLVGTVDSTQQNRWPAWYAQRVEVLWATLGYLRPPAFTLDDRQVLFRCRARLAHLFRDFDDPCVMVHGNVRLQSMLKNSRSDQLIAMTQPGTILWAPREYDLIHLDGSPAETALLHTYLQRAPVSEGFLWRRWVYQLWDCIDQMVQTGLFNRARFDYARSQLLPWLG
- the kdsB gene encoding 3-deoxy-manno-octulosonate cytidylyltransferase; translation: MSFTAIIPARYASTRLPGKPLLDIHGKPMVVHVMERARESGASRVIVATDHPDVAQAVEAAGGEVCMTRVDHQSGTERLAEVVEKYQFADDEIIVNVQGDEPMIPAEIVRQVATNLAGSSAGMATLAVPITDAEEAFNPNAVKVVMDEKGYALYFSRATIPWDRERYAASREQIGETLLRHIGIYAYRAGFIRRYVAWAPCPLEQIELLEQLRVLWYGEKIHVAVAKAIPSVGVDTPEDLQRVRDAMHA